TCGGCTCCGCGCGCTGTCAGGGTTTCGCCCAGCAGTTCGCGGCCGCCATTGCCACGCAAAATCAGCGCGCGTTTGCCCGCAATATTTTGTAATTCAGGTAATTGTAGCAAGGCTTCGCTGATTTCCCGATCCAATGGATAACGAATATCGAACCCGCTAACGGTATGAAGGGCGAGCGCCGTGGTGCGGCCAATCGCGAAATAGCGCGGCGCCACAGGCCAGTTTCGACCATCCCGCTGGAGCTGGGCGTGAGCAAAGGCGACAGCGTGCTGTGAAAGGGCAAAAACCAGATCGTTTTCCGTCAGCGTCGCCAGGCGGTCGGCCAGGGTGGGTAGCTCCCGACCGGCGACAAATTCAATCAGTGGAAAACTCCAGGCCACCTGCCCCAGTGCGCGCAGACGGCTCACTAACGCTTCCCCTGCGGGAGAGGGGCGGGTGATCAGAATACTCATGCGGGCGTCTCGCCGTTATAAACTTCCGTCAGAATCGCGCGTGCGCCGTTTTCCAGCAGTTCCTCTGCAAGCGAGATGCCCATTTGCTCCGCCTGCTCGGGAGAACCACGACGTTCGCCGCGCACCATCACCGAACCGTCCGGCGCGCCAACCAGCGCGCGTAGCCAAATTTCACCGTTGATGATTTCTGCATAGCTGCCAATCGGCACCTGACAACCGCCTTCCAGGCGGGTGTTCATAGCGCGTTCCGCCGTTACGCGCAGCGCGGTTTGCGAGTGATTCAACGGTGCGAGCAGCGCCTGTGTTCGCGCGTCGTCAAGACGACACTCAATCCCGACGGCGCCCTGGCCTACGGCAGGAAGCGAAACGTCGGGCGGCAAGGCTGTGCGAATGCGCGACTCCAGACCTAAGCGTTTCAGACCGGCCACGGCCAGGATAATGGCGTCATAGTCGCCGTTGTCCAGCTTGCCGAGACGTGTGCCGACGTTGCCGCGCAACGAACGGATAATGAGGTCCGGACGGCGTTCCGCCAGTTGACACTGACGACGCAAACTGGACGTCCCGACGATACTACCCGCGGGCAGATCGTCCAGACTGTGATATTTATTCGAGACAAACGCGTCGCGCGGATCTTCGCGCTCGCAAATGGTCACCAGACCGAGACCGTCCGGGAAGGCCACCGGAACGTCTTTCATAGAGTGCACGGCGATATCAGCACGTTTTTCCAGCAGCGCGATTTCAAGCTCTTTAACAAACAGTCCCTTACCGCCCACTTTCGCCAGGGGAGTATCGAGAATCACGTCGCCGCGTGTGACCATCGGCACCAGTTCTACCGTCAGTCCCGGATGGGTTGCCATCAATGCGTCTTTGACATAATGTGCCTGCCAAAGCGCAAGGGGACTTTGGCGTGTGGCAATTCTTAAAACATTGTCTAACATGCTTGTTACCGTCATTATCAATCATTGACCATCCTAACATCCTTATAGAGAGTATGTTAGTTTTCCGGTCACCGTGAGTGAGAGGATAAGGCGCAGTGTCGTCAATGACAGTGAATAATGACGAGAAACCGCCAGCCCGTATTTAAGAATTTACACGCAGCGAACGGTGCTACACTTGTATGTAGCGCATCTTTCTTTACGGTCAATGAGCAAGGTGTTAAATTGATCACGTTTTAGACCATTTTTTCGTCGGTATTAGATAAAAATATGCAGGCGAGAAAGGGTAACGGTTATTTTTGACATACGGTTTATCCCGAATGGCGACGGTCAAGTACTGACCTGCACCATGACGGGTAGCAACATCAGGCGATACGTCTTGTACCTCTATATTGAGACTCTGAAACAGAGACTGGATGCCATAAATCAACTGCGTGTGGATCGCGCGCTTGCTGCCATGGGACCCGCTTTTCAGCAGGTTTACAGTCTTCTGCCGACATTATTGCACTATCACCATCCACTGATGCCGGGTTACCTTGATGGTAACGTTCCCAGCGGTATTTGCTTCTACACGCCTGATGAAACCCAACGCCACTATCTGAACGAACTTGAGCTGTACCGCGGTATGACGCCGCAGGACCCGCCGAAGGGCGAGCTGCCGATTACCGGCGTTTACACCATGGGCAGCACCTCCTCGGTCGGGCAGAGCTGCTCGTCCGACCTGGATATCTGGGTGTGCCATCAGTCCTGGCTCGACGGCGAAGAGCGTCAGTTGCTGCAACGTAAGTGTAGCCTGCTGGAAAGCTGGGCCGCCTCGCTTGGCGTTGAGGTGAGCTTCTTCCTGATCGACGAGAACCGTTTCCGCCATAACGAAAGCGGCAGTCTGGGCGGGGAAGACTGTGGTTCTACGCAGCATATCCTGTTGCTTGATGAGTTTTATCGTACCGCTGTGCGCCTGGCCGGGAAGCGTATCCTGTGGAGTATGGTGCCGTGCGACGAAGAAGAGCATTACGACGACTATGTCATGACGCTCTATGCGCAGGGCGTATTAACGCCAAACGAATGGCTGGATCTGGGGGGCTTAA
This DNA window, taken from Salmonella enterica subsp. enterica serovar Typhimurium str. LT2, encodes the following:
- the hemC gene encoding porphobilinogen deaminase (hydroxymethylbilane synthase; porphobilinogen deaminase. (SW:HEM3_SALTY)) — protein: MTVTSMLDNVLRIATRQSPLALWQAHYVKDALMATHPGLTVELVPMVTRGDVILDTPLAKVGGKGLFVKELEIALLEKRADIAVHSMKDVPVAFPDGLGLVTICEREDPRDAFVSNKYHSLDDLPAGSIVGTSSLRRQCQLAERRPDLIIRSLRGNVGTRLGKLDNGDYDAIILAVAGLKRLGLESRIRTALPPDVSLPAVGQGAVGIECRLDDARTQALLAPLNHSQTALRVTAERAMNTRLEGGCQVPIGSYAEIINGEIWLRALVGAPDGSVMVRGERRGSPEQAEQMGISLAEELLENGARAILTEVYNGETPA
- the hemD gene encoding uroporphyrinogen III synthase (similar to E. coli uroporphyrinogen III synthase (AAC76807.1); Blastp hit to AAC76807.1 (246 aa), 82% identity in aa 1 - 246), coding for MSILITRPSPAGEALVSRLRALGQVAWSFPLIEFVAGRELPTLADRLATLTENDLVFALSQHAVAFAHAQLQRDGRNWPVAPRYFAIGRTTALALHTVSGFDIRYPLDREISEALLQLPELQNIAGKRALILRGNGGRELLGETLTARGAEVSFCECYQRCAKHYDGAEEAMRWHTRGVTTLVVTSGEMLQRLWSLTPQWYREHWLLRCRLLVVSERLAHLARELGWQDIKVADNADNDALLRALQ